A window of the Leucothrix mucor DSM 2157 genome harbors these coding sequences:
- a CDS encoding LysR family transcriptional regulator gives MKPNYSLDDLRCFCAVAKLGSFKEAAKSLEMPLSTLSRRIRQLEQDLQLRLLNRDAHRVSLTHTGEQYFERSNALFDELNDIDQDLHKEKHQPKGKIRITAPIYSGKHFLRSIFYDFLLEHPEIQLDLRFSNSLIDIEAEGIDVAFRMGHPAVDEWIVRPLKYTHNLLCCHPDYPNDSITHPQQLSDHSTIISFPMIPWHLVNQTSGEAFDYHPTQSVRLEVDEIETVMNATQIGLGISYLPDYLAMPMIELGKVKHILPEWRSKDLTLYMLYRDRDNMPLRVRLFIEYVLQHFD, from the coding sequence ATGAAACCCAACTACTCATTAGATGATCTACGCTGCTTTTGCGCAGTGGCCAAACTCGGCAGTTTTAAAGAGGCAGCCAAGAGCTTAGAGATGCCGCTCTCCACCCTAAGCCGGCGAATTCGTCAATTAGAGCAAGATCTCCAACTGCGCCTACTCAACCGAGACGCCCATCGCGTGTCATTAACGCATACCGGCGAGCAATATTTCGAGCGCTCCAATGCTTTGTTTGATGAGCTTAATGACATCGATCAGGACTTACATAAAGAGAAGCATCAGCCCAAGGGCAAGATTCGCATCACCGCACCGATCTATTCCGGCAAACACTTTCTACGTTCTATCTTTTATGATTTCTTATTAGAGCACCCAGAAATTCAATTGGATTTGCGCTTTTCAAACTCGCTCATTGATATCGAAGCAGAAGGCATTGATGTGGCTTTTCGCATGGGCCATCCTGCTGTTGATGAGTGGATTGTTCGCCCGCTAAAGTACACGCACAACCTCTTGTGCTGCCACCCAGATTACCCCAACGACAGCATCACTCATCCGCAGCAGTTATCTGATCACTCGACAATTATCAGCTTTCCGATGATCCCTTGGCACTTGGTAAATCAAACTAGCGGCGAAGCCTTTGACTATCACCCAACGCAGTCGGTGCGCTTAGAAGTGGATGAAATCGAAACGGTGATGAATGCTACTCAAATTGGCCTCGGCATAAGCTACTTGCCCGACTACCTAGCGATGCCGATGATTGAGCTGGGCAAAGTAAAACACATACTGCCAGAATGGCGCAGCAAGGATCTTACGCTCTATATGCTATATCGCGATCGGGATAATATGCCGCTGCGAGTAAGGCTTTTTATTGAATATGTGCTGCAGCATTTTGACTAA
- the def gene encoding peptide deformylase: MAIRDILQIGHPVLAARAADVELANIQTPEVQGWIDDLIDTMRDANGAGIAANQVGIPYRLFVIEVGDNPRYPYKPKIPLTVVINPEIRFLSDETFVSNEGCLSVPQMRGNVDRHVEIAVSYYDREGQHHEEVIRGYSACTWQHEYDHLDGILFPHRVTDKQSFCSWQIFQEFQQASYAEHVKGLVQRWGS, translated from the coding sequence ATGGCAATCAGGGATATTCTGCAAATTGGCCACCCAGTGCTCGCGGCGCGCGCGGCAGACGTGGAGCTTGCCAATATTCAAACGCCAGAGGTACAAGGCTGGATTGATGACCTGATTGATACCATGCGCGATGCCAATGGTGCAGGTATTGCGGCGAATCAGGTGGGGATTCCTTATCGCTTGTTTGTGATTGAGGTTGGGGATAATCCGCGCTATCCCTATAAGCCGAAAATCCCTTTAACAGTGGTGATTAATCCTGAGATTCGCTTTTTAAGTGATGAAACCTTTGTCTCGAATGAAGGCTGTTTATCCGTGCCGCAAATGCGTGGGAATGTTGATCGACATGTGGAAATTGCCGTGTCGTATTACGACCGCGAGGGGCAGCATCATGAGGAAGTCATCCGCGGTTATTCTGCCTGTACTTGGCAGCATGAATATGATCATTTGGATGGAATTTTATTTCCGCATCGGGTAACGGATAAGCAATCGTTTTGCTCTTGGCAGATCTTTCAGGAGTTTCAACAGGCGAGCTACGCGGAGCACGTTAAAGGGCTGGTGCAGCGCTGGGGAAGCTAG
- the hutU gene encoding urocanate hydratase, which yields MTKMTRRDTSRTIRSPRGSELNCKSWLTEAPYRMIQNNLDAEVAERPEDLVVYGGIGRAARNWESYDKILETLKTLEDDESLCIQSGKPVGVFKTHKDAPRVLIANSNLVPAWSTWEHFNELDKKDLMMYGQMTAGSWIYIGSQGIVQGTYETFVEAARQHFDGNAQGKWILTAGLGGMGGAQPLAATMAGFSMIAIECDQTRIDFRIGNRYLDTSAPTIEAAIQLIDEAHAAGKALSVGVLGNAAELLPEMVKQGIKPDLVTDQTSAHDPVNGYLPSGWSVEQWREQADSNPDAVAEAARDSMAVHVQAMLDFHAQGIPTVDYGNNIRQEAKDRGVVNAFDFPGFVPAYIRPLFCRGVGPFRWVALSGDPEDIRKTDAKVKELIPDDPHLHNWLDMAHERIDFQGLPARICWIGLGDRDRIGLAFNEMVKSGELKAPVVIGRDHLDSGSVASPNRETEAMMDGSDAVSDWALLNLMLSTSGGATWVSFHHGGGVGMGYSQHAGLVICCDGTDEAAARIKRVLWNDPAVGVMRHADAGYEIAKQCAREFGLNLPAIEL from the coding sequence ATGACTAAGATGACTCGTCGGGACACCTCCCGCACCATTCGCTCGCCTCGTGGCAGTGAACTCAATTGCAAGAGCTGGCTCACCGAAGCGCCGTATCGCATGATTCAAAATAACCTTGATGCTGAAGTGGCCGAGCGCCCGGAAGATTTAGTGGTATACGGCGGGATTGGGCGTGCTGCGCGCAACTGGGAAAGTTACGATAAAATCTTAGAAACGCTGAAGACCTTAGAAGATGACGAAAGCTTGTGCATACAGTCGGGTAAGCCGGTTGGCGTGTTTAAAACCCATAAAGATGCCCCGCGCGTATTAATCGCAAATTCTAACTTAGTGCCCGCTTGGTCAACCTGGGAACACTTCAATGAGTTAGATAAAAAAGACCTGATGATGTACGGCCAAATGACCGCAGGTAGCTGGATTTACATTGGCTCGCAAGGCATCGTGCAAGGCACTTACGAGACCTTTGTAGAAGCCGCCCGCCAGCACTTTGATGGCAATGCGCAAGGCAAATGGATTCTCACCGCAGGCTTGGGGGGCATGGGTGGGGCGCAGCCACTAGCGGCGACCATGGCTGGCTTCTCAATGATCGCAATTGAATGTGACCAGACCCGCATCGACTTCCGCATTGGCAACCGTTATTTAGATACCAGTGCGCCAACCATTGAAGCGGCAATACAGCTGATTGATGAAGCGCATGCCGCAGGCAAAGCACTCTCAGTGGGCGTATTGGGTAATGCGGCAGAGCTATTGCCCGAGATGGTCAAGCAAGGCATTAAGCCGGACTTGGTGACCGACCAGACTTCCGCACATGACCCAGTCAATGGTTACTTGCCCTCAGGTTGGAGTGTTGAACAATGGCGCGAACAAGCTGACAGTAATCCCGATGCGGTTGCGGAAGCCGCGCGTGACTCGATGGCGGTACATGTACAAGCTATGTTGGATTTCCATGCGCAAGGCATTCCAACGGTGGATTATGGGAACAATATCCGTCAGGAAGCGAAAGACCGTGGCGTGGTGAATGCCTTTGATTTCCCAGGCTTTGTGCCTGCGTATATTCGTCCTTTATTCTGCCGTGGTGTTGGGCCATTCCGTTGGGTAGCATTATCCGGTGACCCTGAAGATATTCGTAAAACCGATGCCAAGGTTAAAGAGCTGATTCCCGATGATCCACACCTGCATAACTGGCTGGACATGGCGCATGAGCGTATCGACTTTCAGGGCCTACCTGCACGCATCTGCTGGATTGGTTTAGGTGATCGCGACCGCATTGGTTTGGCGTTTAATGAGATGGTGAAATCTGGCGAGTTAAAAGCACCGGTGGTGATTGGTCGTGACCATTTGGACTCCGGCTCGGTCGCCAGCCCTAACCGCGAAACCGAAGCGATGATGGATGGCTCGGATGCCGTATCGGATTGGGCCTTATTAAACCTGATGTTAAGTACTTCCGGCGGCGCAACATGGGTCTCTTTCCATCATGGTGGTGGCGTGGGGATGGGCTACTCACAACATGCCGGATTGGTGATTTGTTGTGATGGTACCGATGAAGCTGCCGCGCGAATTAAGCGTGTGCTGTGGAATGATCCAGCTGTGGGCGTCATGCGCCATGCCGATGCTGGTTATGAAATCGCTAAGCAATGTGCGCGTGAGTTTGGTTTGAATTTACCGGCGATTGAGTTGTAA
- a CDS encoding phytanoyl-CoA dioxygenase family protein, with amino-acid sequence MNKLGIPEIDPQLLSDFQRDGAVHLSGVFKDWLPVLERGVEFNIQHPNESALTHKAEGHDGLFLEDFCSWQRIPEYEDFIRRSPMAAIAAQLMQSNSVQFFHDHLLYKEASSGVATPWHQDIPFYCVGGTQTVSFWIPLEAREQKVSLRCAAGSHLLDKEIRPTSWATNESFYVDDSQFMDIPDIDNSDYEVREWAMQPGDAVAFDFRTIHGANANTVASRSRTVSFRMVGDDARYRQRGGRTSPNFPDINQQTGERLRTDWFPIIHS; translated from the coding sequence ATGAATAAACTAGGTATTCCCGAGATTGATCCGCAGCTGCTTAGCGACTTTCAGCGTGATGGTGCTGTGCATTTATCCGGCGTATTTAAGGACTGGTTGCCCGTGTTGGAGCGTGGCGTGGAGTTTAATATCCAGCACCCCAATGAGAGTGCCTTAACCCATAAAGCCGAGGGGCATGATGGCCTGTTTCTGGAAGACTTTTGCAGTTGGCAGCGCATTCCTGAGTATGAGGACTTTATCCGACGCTCGCCTATGGCCGCGATTGCGGCGCAGTTAATGCAGTCCAATAGTGTGCAGTTCTTCCATGATCATTTGCTTTATAAAGAAGCCAGCTCTGGCGTGGCGACACCGTGGCATCAGGATATTCCGTTTTATTGCGTCGGTGGCACACAAACCGTGAGTTTCTGGATTCCACTGGAAGCGCGGGAGCAAAAAGTGTCGTTACGCTGTGCGGCGGGCAGTCACTTATTAGATAAAGAAATCCGTCCGACTAGCTGGGCAACTAATGAAAGTTTTTATGTCGATGATAGCCAGTTTATGGATATTCCCGATATTGACAACAGTGACTATGAAGTACGCGAATGGGCGATGCAGCCGGGTGATGCGGTCGCCTTTGACTTCCGCACAATTCATGGCGCGAATGCGAATACGGTAGCGTCCCGTAGCCGTACAGTGTCTTTCAGAATGGTGGGTGATGATGCGCGCTATCGACAGCGTGGCGGGCGTACCTCGCCTAATTTTCCGGACATTAATCAGCAAACTGGCGAACGTTTACGAACCGACTGGTTTCCGATTATCCATTCGTAA
- the hutC gene encoding histidine utilization repressor, with protein sequence MSATLALADLQDDASLPMYQRIKNAIQDKVRQGEWPPGTQIPSENQLAADLNVSRMTINRPFRELTAEGILKRVHGLGTFVAEPPQHASLLELRSIAEEITAQGKKHRAEVLLLEVIPATVNVAQRLGVQAGEQLFHIVVTHFQDEVPIQVEDRYVNPALVPNFMQVDFTQTTPTEYLVSQIKPDEMEHIVQAIMPDAVLMSRLVIPEYEPCLRLSRRTWKDNTVVTSVYLTYPSSRYELSARYKP encoded by the coding sequence ATGAGCGCGACTTTAGCCTTGGCAGACTTGCAGGATGACGCCAGTTTGCCAATGTACCAACGCATTAAAAATGCCATTCAAGATAAAGTTCGGCAGGGCGAGTGGCCGCCGGGTACGCAGATTCCTTCGGAGAATCAGCTGGCGGCAGACTTGAATGTAAGCCGGATGACGATTAATCGTCCGTTTCGTGAGCTAACTGCCGAAGGGATACTCAAGCGTGTGCATGGCTTAGGCACCTTTGTCGCTGAGCCTCCGCAACATGCCAGCTTGCTGGAACTGCGCTCGATTGCCGAAGAAATTACCGCGCAAGGCAAAAAGCACCGCGCCGAAGTGTTACTACTGGAAGTTATACCCGCGACCGTGAATGTGGCGCAGCGCTTAGGCGTTCAAGCCGGTGAGCAGCTGTTTCATATCGTGGTGACACACTTTCAGGATGAGGTGCCGATTCAGGTGGAAGACCGCTATGTGAATCCCGCCTTAGTGCCAAATTTTATGCAGGTTGATTTCACCCAAACCACACCGACCGAATACCTTGTGAGCCAAATCAAGCCGGATGAAATGGAGCACATTGTGCAAGCCATTATGCCCGATGCTGTGCTGATGTCGCGTTTGGTGATTCCTGAATATGAGCCTTGTTTACGGCTGTCACGGCGCACATGGAAAGACAACACCGTGGTGACCAGCGTCTACCTCACATACCCAAGCAGCCGTTATGAACTTAGCGCACGTTACAAACCTTAG
- the hutI gene encoding imidazolonepropionase has product MFPTMPIDLLWVNANLATMVDGDVPYGLIEHAAIAIHQGQTVWLGTMSELPTDYPQQCTTIHDCHGQLVTPGLVDCHTHLVHGGNRAKEFEMRLNGASYEAIAKAGGGIVSTVAATRQASESALYAQSAPRLEAMMAEGATTVEIKSGYGLNLDDELKMLRIARQLGRDYPVNIVTTFLGAHALPVEYAGRSDDYIDYLCTTVLPAVAKEQLADHVDAFCEGIAFSPEQVARVFAVAQQYGLPLKLHAEQLSDLKGAVIAAKQGAISVDHLEYLSDEDVPVLAKNNTVAVLLPGAFYYLRETKLPPIAALREHGVAMALATDCNPGSSPISSLPLVMNMACTLFRMTPEEALAGVTRHAAKALALQDKIGTLAVGKQADLVCWQAQEPAELSYRIGGVECQSVLFNGVPR; this is encoded by the coding sequence ATGTTCCCAACCATGCCTATCGACCTGCTCTGGGTGAATGCCAATCTCGCGACCATGGTTGATGGCGATGTGCCTTATGGGCTCATCGAGCATGCAGCGATTGCTATTCATCAGGGCCAGACCGTATGGCTGGGCACGATGAGCGAACTACCGACCGATTACCCGCAGCAATGCACCACCATCCACGATTGCCACGGCCAGCTCGTCACGCCAGGTTTAGTCGATTGCCATACACATTTAGTGCATGGTGGTAATCGTGCCAAAGAATTTGAGATGCGTTTAAACGGTGCCAGTTATGAAGCGATTGCCAAGGCTGGCGGCGGCATTGTGTCAACCGTTGCCGCAACTCGCCAAGCATCCGAGTCAGCACTCTACGCACAGTCCGCCCCAAGGCTGGAAGCGATGATGGCCGAAGGCGCAACCACTGTTGAGATCAAATCCGGCTACGGCTTGAATCTTGATGATGAGCTGAAAATGCTCCGCATTGCCCGCCAATTGGGTCGGGACTATCCGGTGAATATCGTCACCACTTTTTTAGGCGCACATGCTTTACCGGTTGAATATGCTGGTCGTAGCGATGACTACATTGATTATCTCTGCACCACTGTATTACCCGCAGTAGCGAAAGAGCAGCTAGCCGATCATGTCGATGCTTTTTGCGAAGGCATTGCGTTTAGCCCTGAGCAAGTGGCTCGCGTATTTGCGGTCGCTCAGCAGTATGGTTTGCCGCTTAAGCTACATGCCGAGCAGCTTAGCGATTTAAAGGGTGCAGTTATAGCTGCCAAGCAGGGTGCGATTTCGGTAGATCACTTGGAATACCTTAGCGATGAGGATGTACCAGTACTGGCCAAAAACAATACCGTGGCAGTGTTATTGCCGGGCGCATTTTACTATCTACGTGAAACCAAACTACCGCCGATTGCTGCACTTCGAGAGCATGGCGTTGCGATGGCATTAGCCACTGACTGCAACCCCGGAAGCTCGCCGATTAGCTCATTACCATTAGTGATGAATATGGCCTGTACCTTGTTTCGGATGACGCCCGAAGAAGCGTTAGCGGGTGTAACTCGCCATGCTGCAAAGGCGCTGGCTCTGCAAGATAAAATCGGTACTTTAGCCGTCGGCAAACAGGCTGATTTGGTGTGTTGGCAAGCGCAAGAGCCAGCGGAATTAAGTTACCGAATCGGTGGTGTAGAATGCCAGTCCGTTCTATTTAATGGAGTACCGCGATGA
- a CDS encoding formimidoylglutamate deiminase: MNTLHVTHALLSTGWAENVRISIDAAGTVSKIETDIAGANSGCLLPGMANLHSHAHQRAMAGLAERAGSTDDSFWTWRKIMYQFLQAIQPEQLHAIAAQLYVEMLKSGYTRVAEFQYLHHQPSGQHYDNPAEMSLQTLQAARETGLGMTNLPVHYQFGGFGEQPLGQQQQRFANDPELFLRIVEELQHASANDANVVTGMAAHSLRAVGKQGLSTILASLQKDSALPVHIHIAEQTKEVNDCIAWSGLRPVEYLLDNFKVDQHWCLIHATHMSESETRAVAGSGAVVGICPATEGNLGDGFFNAVEYLKAGGQFGIGSDSHISVSPSEELRWLEYGQRLLHRSRNVLAGGYERSTGRTIFDKAVAGGAQACGHNSGAIAVGKRADFIVLDTNHPLLCERSGDELLDSWIFSGNSNAVRDVCVGGKHVIQGGHHAQEAAIADRFKSTLKTLRN, from the coding sequence ATGAATACTCTACATGTCACACACGCACTACTCTCAACCGGCTGGGCTGAGAATGTTCGCATCAGTATCGACGCCGCTGGCACGGTCTCAAAGATAGAAACGGATATCGCTGGCGCTAATTCGGGATGCCTACTACCCGGCATGGCCAATCTGCATTCTCATGCCCATCAACGTGCGATGGCTGGCTTGGCCGAGCGCGCCGGTAGTACGGATGACAGCTTTTGGACTTGGCGTAAGATCATGTATCAATTTCTGCAAGCGATTCAGCCCGAACAGTTACACGCCATCGCCGCTCAGCTCTATGTGGAGATGCTTAAATCCGGCTATACCCGCGTTGCCGAGTTTCAATATTTACACCATCAACCCAGTGGCCAGCACTACGACAACCCTGCGGAGATGTCGCTACAAACTTTGCAAGCCGCGCGCGAGACTGGTCTCGGCATGACGAATTTGCCAGTGCATTATCAGTTTGGTGGCTTTGGTGAGCAGCCATTAGGCCAACAGCAACAGCGTTTTGCGAATGATCCTGAGCTGTTTTTGCGCATCGTCGAGGAGCTACAACACGCCTCGGCGAATGATGCGAATGTGGTGACTGGTATGGCGGCGCATTCATTACGGGCGGTGGGCAAACAAGGTCTCAGCACCATCTTGGCCTCATTACAAAAAGACAGCGCCCTACCCGTGCACATCCACATCGCGGAACAAACTAAAGAGGTGAACGACTGTATTGCCTGGAGTGGCTTGCGGCCTGTGGAGTATTTGCTGGATAACTTCAAGGTCGATCAACACTGGTGCCTGATCCATGCCACGCACATGAGCGAGAGCGAAACGCGCGCGGTGGCAGGCAGTGGCGCAGTCGTCGGTATTTGCCCTGCCACCGAAGGCAATTTGGGTGATGGCTTTTTTAATGCCGTTGAGTACCTCAAGGCTGGCGGACAATTCGGGATTGGCTCGGATAGCCATATCTCAGTATCGCCCAGCGAAGAGTTGCGTTGGTTGGAATACGGCCAACGCCTGCTGCATCGCTCACGCAATGTGCTGGCCGGTGGCTATGAACGCAGCACAGGCCGCACGATATTTGATAAAGCCGTGGCCGGTGGTGCGCAGGCTTGTGGCCATAACAGTGGAGCCATCGCCGTCGGCAAGCGCGCGGACTTTATTGTGCTAGATACCAACCACCCTCTGCTGTGCGAGCGCAGTGGTGATGAGTTGCTCGATAGCTGGATTTTCTCCGGTAACAGTAATGCCGTTCGCGATGTATGTGTCGGTGGTAAACACGTCATTCAGGGTGGGCATCATGCGCAAGAAGCCGCGATCGCCGACCGTTTCAAATCAACGTTAAAAACCTTAAGGAACTGA
- the hutH gene encoding histidine ammonia-lyase, translated as MTAFTLKPGEQTLAELRDMYFNGVSLSIDDATWAQIEKAQALVRSKVDGGDIVYGVNTGFGLLASKHIEEELLSTLQHNLILSHATGVGKYLPNDVVRLILLLKINGLSRGVSGIRREVLELLVAMLNKGVFPAIPEKGSVGASGDLAPLAHLSLPVIGEGKVYYEGELMDSATAFEKAGLQPLKLAAKEGLALLNGTQVSTALAMKGLFEAEQNINSAFVAGSLTVEAALGSRVPFDPRIQAVRGQHGQIEAARVYRELLQSSEDSEIANSHAKCDKVQDPYSLRCQPQVMGACLDQLKNAARIIEIEANAVSDNPLIFTEEGDILSGGNFHAEPIAFAADNIALAIAEIGALSERRMALLLDANMSALPPFLVKDAGVNSGFMIAQVTAAALASENKSLAHPASVDSLPTSANQEDHVSMATFAARRLTDMNLNTRYVVAIELLAACQGIELRRPLKSNDVLEGYWSDVRSVAAYWDHDRYFQPDLEAISELIQANTFGDWANDYIADTI; from the coding sequence ATGACTGCATTCACACTCAAACCGGGCGAGCAGACCTTAGCTGAGCTGCGCGACATGTATTTCAACGGTGTTAGCTTGTCGATTGATGACGCGACCTGGGCGCAAATTGAAAAAGCGCAGGCATTGGTACGCTCTAAGGTCGATGGCGGTGATATTGTTTATGGCGTGAACACTGGATTTGGCTTGCTGGCATCCAAGCATATTGAGGAAGAATTACTCAGTACGCTGCAACATAATCTAATCCTGTCGCATGCCACTGGCGTCGGTAAATACCTGCCGAATGATGTGGTGCGGTTGATTTTGCTGCTGAAGATTAATGGCTTATCGCGTGGCGTATCGGGTATCCGTCGTGAAGTGTTGGAGCTATTGGTGGCGATGCTGAATAAGGGGGTTTTTCCGGCAATTCCGGAGAAAGGTTCGGTCGGTGCATCGGGCGATCTCGCACCCTTGGCTCACCTGAGTTTACCAGTGATTGGCGAAGGTAAGGTGTATTACGAAGGCGAGTTAATGGATAGCGCAACCGCTTTTGAGAAAGCCGGTTTGCAGCCTTTAAAGTTAGCGGCTAAAGAAGGCTTAGCCCTGCTCAATGGCACGCAGGTTTCTACTGCTTTGGCAATGAAAGGCTTGTTTGAAGCGGAGCAAAATATCAATAGCGCCTTTGTTGCGGGGAGTTTAACAGTTGAAGCGGCATTGGGCAGTCGCGTTCCGTTTGACCCACGCATTCAGGCAGTGCGTGGACAACATGGCCAGATCGAAGCGGCGCGGGTCTATCGTGAGCTACTCCAAAGTAGCGAAGACAGTGAAATTGCTAACTCACACGCCAAGTGTGACAAGGTGCAAGACCCCTACTCGCTCCGTTGTCAGCCGCAGGTAATGGGCGCTTGCTTAGATCAGCTAAAGAACGCAGCCCGCATTATTGAAATCGAAGCCAATGCGGTGTCGGATAACCCGCTGATCTTTACCGAAGAAGGCGACATTTTATCCGGCGGTAATTTCCATGCCGAGCCGATTGCTTTTGCCGCAGATAATATTGCACTAGCGATTGCTGAAATTGGAGCCTTATCGGAGCGCCGCATGGCCTTATTGCTTGATGCCAATATGAGCGCATTGCCACCCTTTTTGGTGAAAGATGCGGGCGTAAATAGCGGCTTTATGATTGCACAAGTCACGGCAGCGGCATTGGCCAGCGAGAATAAAAGCCTCGCGCACCCAGCCAGCGTCGATAGCCTGCCAACCTCCGCCAATCAGGAAGATCATGTCAGCATGGCGACCTTTGCCGCGCGGCGCTTAACCGATATGAATTTGAATACGCGTTATGTGGTCGCGATTGAGTTGCTAGCCGCTTGCCAAGGGATTGAATTGCGTCGGCCCTTAAAGTCGAATGATGTACTCGAAGGTTATTGGTCAGATGTGCGCTCGGTGGCGGCTTACTGGGATCACGATCGTTATTTTCAACCGGATCTGGAAGCAATTTCCGAGCTGATTCAAGCCAATACGTTTGGTGACTGGGCAAATGATTATATTGCCGATACCATTTAA
- a CDS encoding YtoQ family protein, whose product MKLNVYLSGEIHTDWRTQIIDGCKSLGLDITFTSAVTNHEASDAAGDCLGEETDSFWRDHKSAKVNALRIKTSIEKCDLAVIRFGSKYKQWNAAFDAGYCAALGKPYITLHDESIVHPLKEVDGAAQAWATTPQQVVEILQYSLSES is encoded by the coding sequence ATGAAATTAAACGTTTATCTTTCCGGCGAAATTCACACAGACTGGCGCACCCAAATCATCGACGGTTGTAAAAGCTTAGGGCTGGATATTACTTTCACTTCAGCCGTCACCAACCATGAAGCAAGCGATGCCGCTGGTGACTGCTTGGGCGAAGAGACCGACTCCTTTTGGCGCGATCACAAATCTGCAAAAGTGAATGCTCTGCGAATCAAAACATCAATTGAAAAATGCGACCTTGCCGTGATTCGTTTCGGGTCTAAATACAAGCAGTGGAATGCTGCTTTCGATGCGGGCTACTGCGCTGCATTAGGCAAGCCATACATCACCTTGCATGATGAGTCGATCGTGCATCCTTTAAAAGAAGTGGATGGTGCCGCACAGGCATGGGCGACTACACCACAGCAAGTGGTCGAAATTTTGCAGTATTCACTCTCAGAATCTTAA
- a CDS encoding DUF2007 domain-containing protein codes for MSIVVSVHTIAIDAFIVKGRLEAEGIPAYIQDGHYITADWTLSNAVGGVKVNVPDECKAEALAILQAAENGDYQISKLEAALTPEQADTYIPEEPLHCPACNADKISRLEWPRRLALAFLFLLSTPIVFTQQYYVCNSCGKVFAPNRGDFSRYLTMLLIILSICLSLLVSLTLMTTSYSPETYLSRANGGTATLMINDVPPDWEYEEMTE; via the coding sequence ATGAGTATTGTCGTATCCGTACATACCATCGCCATTGATGCATTCATCGTTAAAGGTCGCTTAGAAGCGGAGGGGATTCCTGCTTATATTCAAGACGGCCACTACATCACCGCGGACTGGACGCTTTCAAATGCCGTGGGTGGCGTGAAAGTAAACGTGCCTGATGAGTGCAAAGCAGAGGCCTTAGCAATTCTGCAAGCGGCCGAAAATGGCGACTATCAAATTAGTAAGCTGGAAGCGGCTTTAACCCCTGAGCAAGCCGACACGTATATTCCCGAAGAACCGTTACATTGCCCGGCTTGCAATGCGGATAAGATCTCACGGCTCGAATGGCCTCGGCGTTTGGCGCTGGCTTTTCTGTTTTTGCTATCCACGCCCATTGTATTTACCCAGCAATATTATGTCTGTAATAGCTGCGGCAAAGTCTTCGCGCCGAACAGAGGCGATTTCTCGCGCTATCTCACCATGCTATTAATCATACTGTCGATTTGCTTGTCGCTGCTGGTGTCATTAACGTTGATGACGACCAGTTATTCACCCGAGACGTATCTCTCTAGGGCAAACGGAGGTACTGCTACGCTGATGATTAATGACGTACCTCCCGATTGGGAATACGAAGAAATGACGGAGTAA
- a CDS encoding DUF202 domain-containing protein yields MIKNYSDHSANERTFLAWVRTAISVVGFGLGAGRLGNTSGDYRSELLLLASGGFVVLIAYLRMRLLRRRIISSEELDDAAIPVDTLMILLVVALFAMLGIFAWHTV; encoded by the coding sequence GTGATCAAAAACTATTCCGACCACTCTGCCAATGAGCGTACCTTTCTGGCTTGGGTGCGAACCGCCATTTCAGTGGTGGGCTTCGGCCTTGGCGCTGGCAGGCTTGGTAATACATCAGGCGATTACCGTTCTGAGCTATTGCTACTTGCCAGTGGTGGATTCGTTGTACTCATCGCTTATCTGCGCATGAGGTTACTCCGCCGTCGTATTATCAGCAGTGAAGAGTTGGATGATGCTGCGATTCCGGTTGATACATTAATGATTTTATTAGTCGTTGCGCTGTTTGCCATGCTGGGAATTTTTGCATGGCATACGGTTTGA